A region from the Anaeromyxobacter diazotrophicus genome encodes:
- a CDS encoding 2-oxoacid:acceptor oxidoreductase subunit alpha: MSTQTAAARKRQKIDTVTIRFVGDSGDGMQLTGTEFTKASALAGNDLATFPDYPAEIRAPAGSLFGVSGYQVHFSSKDVHTPGDQPDVLVAMNPAAFKTNLADLRVGGMLLVNSGAFTAANLEKAGYKSNPLEDPALKQNYRVVQVDMNQATEAALQGSGLSSKDAARCKNYYALGLMYWLYSRNEEQQVGAIQKKFAKKPEIAKANVAVFKAGYDFGETSEIFHEQYEVPASKLRPGTYRNITGNAATALGFAAVAKQTGRTVFLGSYPITPATEILHEMSYMKAHGVVTYQAEDEIAGIGSAIGASFGGSLGVTSTSGPGLALKAEMLGLAVIAELPLVVVNVQRGGPSTGMPTKTEQADLYIALFGRHGEAPLPVIAAQSPTDCFYAAMEAMKIAVKWMTPVILLTDGYLANGSEPFRIPDESELPKVEPKYQTEKNGPDGSYLPYMRDAKLIRPWAIPGTPGLEHRIGGLEKDSLSGMVSYDGMNHEKMVKTRAQKIRNVVEDVPDLVVDGPQQGEVLLLSWGGTYGSVRTTAEALRAEGKSVAHAHLRWLNPMPKNLGAVLKSFKKVVIPEVNDGQLAFVIRGRFPGVDPIQYNRINGKALKVSELKKRVLELL, from the coding sequence ATGTCCACGCAAACCGCCGCGGCGCGCAAGCGCCAGAAGATCGATACGGTCACCATCCGGTTCGTCGGCGACTCCGGCGACGGGATGCAGCTCACGGGCACGGAGTTCACGAAGGCCTCGGCGCTGGCGGGCAACGACCTCGCCACCTTCCCCGACTACCCCGCCGAGATCCGCGCCCCCGCCGGGTCGCTCTTCGGCGTTTCGGGGTACCAGGTCCACTTCTCCTCGAAGGACGTCCACACCCCGGGCGATCAGCCCGACGTCCTCGTGGCCATGAACCCGGCCGCGTTCAAGACGAACCTGGCGGACCTCCGCGTGGGCGGGATGCTGCTGGTGAACTCGGGCGCCTTCACCGCGGCCAACCTCGAGAAGGCCGGCTACAAGTCGAACCCGCTGGAGGACCCGGCGCTGAAGCAGAACTACCGGGTGGTCCAGGTCGACATGAACCAGGCGACCGAGGCCGCGCTGCAGGGCTCGGGCCTCTCCTCGAAGGACGCCGCGCGCTGCAAGAACTACTACGCGCTCGGCCTCATGTACTGGCTCTACAGCCGGAACGAGGAGCAGCAGGTCGGCGCCATCCAGAAGAAGTTCGCCAAGAAGCCGGAGATCGCCAAGGCGAACGTGGCCGTGTTCAAGGCCGGCTACGACTTCGGCGAGACGAGCGAGATCTTCCACGAGCAGTACGAGGTGCCCGCCTCCAAGCTCCGCCCCGGCACCTACCGCAACATCACCGGCAACGCGGCCACCGCCCTCGGCTTCGCCGCGGTCGCCAAGCAGACCGGCCGGACGGTGTTCCTGGGCAGCTACCCCATCACGCCCGCCACCGAGATCCTTCACGAGATGTCGTACATGAAGGCGCACGGCGTGGTGACGTACCAGGCCGAGGACGAGATCGCCGGCATCGGCTCGGCCATCGGCGCCTCGTTCGGCGGCTCGCTGGGGGTGACGAGCACCTCCGGCCCGGGCCTCGCCCTCAAGGCGGAGATGCTCGGCCTCGCCGTCATCGCCGAGCTGCCCCTCGTCGTGGTGAACGTGCAGCGCGGCGGCCCGTCGACGGGCATGCCCACCAAGACCGAGCAGGCCGACCTCTACATCGCCCTCTTCGGCCGCCACGGCGAGGCGCCGCTGCCGGTGATCGCCGCGCAGAGCCCGACCGACTGCTTCTACGCCGCCATGGAGGCGATGAAGATCGCGGTGAAGTGGATGACCCCCGTCATCCTCCTCACCGACGGCTACCTCGCCAACGGCTCGGAGCCCTTCCGCATCCCGGACGAGTCCGAGCTGCCGAAGGTCGAGCCGAAGTACCAGACCGAGAAGAACGGTCCCGACGGCTCGTACCTGCCGTACATGCGCGACGCGAAGCTCATCCGTCCCTGGGCCATCCCCGGCACGCCGGGCCTCGAGCACCGCATCGGCGGCCTGGAGAAGGACTCGCTGTCGGGCATGGTCTCGTACGACGGCATGAACCACGAGAAGATGGTCAAGACGCGGGCGCAGAAGATCCGCAACGTGGTCGAGGACGTCCCCGATCTCGTCGTGGACGGCCCGCAGCAGGGCGAGGTGCTCCTGCTCTCCTGGGGCGGCACCTACGGCTCGGTCCGCACGACCGCCGAGGCGCTCCGCGCCGAGGGGAAGAGCGTCGCGCACGCCCACCTGCGCTGGCTCAACCCCATGCCGAAGAACCTGGGCGCGGTGCTGAAGAGCTTCAAGAAGGTGGTCATCCCGGAGGTGAACGACGGGCAGCTGGCGTTCGTCATCCGCGGCCGGTTCCCGGGGGTGGATCCCATCCAGTACAACCGCATCAACGGGAAGGCGCTCAAGGTGTCCGAGCTGAAGAAGCGCGTCCTGGAGCTGCTCTAA
- a CDS encoding FAD-binding oxidoreductase, translating into MRDAKILAAAAAALREPAGPGAALAPQRVQAEPEQLEPYGRDESDLGTHLPDLVVLPESAAEVQRVLAVAARHRLPVTPIGARSGRSGGALPLAGGIALSLERMNRILDIRPEDLTARVQPGVVTGVFQAEVEKHGLFYPPDPNSLDMCFLGGNVAENAGGPRALKYGVTREYVLGLEVALPTGELLRTGKQTIKGVAGYDLTALFVGSEGTLGVVTEITFKLLPRPRHVSTALVVFRSVEDAARAISRVLAAGVIPRVLELLDDTALAACARTAPYKFPADAGAAVLIETDGNDEEQVFGEIVRVAELVQADASGEVIVAQNEAQRRDIWETRKKLSVNLRALHPLKLSEDIAVPRSRIPEMVRRTREIGARHGFLVATYGHAGDGNLHANVLFDREEDRPRVEAAVGEILHAAVDMGGTITGEHGVGLAKRDYLVYEQGEAQVALQRRLKAVFDPLGIMNPGKIFPEPEGAKGAAGKGVE; encoded by the coding sequence ATGAGGGACGCGAAGATCCTGGCCGCCGCGGCGGCCGCGCTGCGGGAGCCGGCGGGCCCGGGCGCGGCGCTGGCACCGCAGCGGGTGCAGGCGGAGCCGGAGCAGCTCGAGCCCTACGGGCGCGACGAGTCGGATCTCGGCACCCACCTGCCCGACCTCGTCGTCCTGCCGGAGAGCGCGGCCGAGGTGCAGCGGGTCCTGGCGGTGGCGGCGCGGCACCGGCTGCCGGTCACGCCCATCGGCGCGCGCAGCGGCCGCTCCGGCGGGGCGCTGCCGCTCGCGGGCGGGATCGCGCTCTCCCTGGAGCGGATGAACCGCATCCTCGACATCCGGCCGGAGGACCTCACCGCGCGGGTCCAGCCCGGCGTCGTGACGGGCGTGTTCCAGGCCGAGGTGGAGAAGCACGGCCTCTTCTACCCGCCCGACCCGAACTCGCTCGACATGTGCTTCCTCGGCGGCAACGTGGCCGAGAACGCCGGCGGCCCCCGCGCGCTCAAGTACGGCGTCACCCGCGAGTACGTGCTCGGCCTGGAGGTGGCGCTGCCCACCGGCGAGCTCCTCCGCACCGGCAAGCAGACCATCAAGGGCGTCGCCGGGTACGACCTCACCGCGCTCTTCGTGGGCAGCGAGGGGACGCTCGGCGTCGTCACCGAGATCACCTTCAAGCTCCTGCCGCGGCCCCGGCACGTCTCGACGGCGCTGGTGGTGTTCCGCTCGGTGGAGGACGCGGCGCGCGCCATCTCGCGCGTGCTGGCGGCCGGGGTCATCCCGCGGGTCCTGGAGCTGCTCGACGACACCGCGCTCGCGGCCTGCGCCCGCACCGCCCCGTACAAGTTCCCCGCCGACGCGGGCGCGGCGGTGCTCATCGAGACCGACGGCAACGACGAGGAGCAGGTCTTCGGGGAGATCGTGCGGGTGGCGGAGCTGGTGCAGGCCGACGCCTCGGGCGAGGTGATCGTCGCCCAGAACGAGGCGCAGCGCCGCGACATCTGGGAGACGCGCAAGAAGCTGTCGGTGAACCTGCGCGCGCTCCACCCGCTCAAGCTGTCCGAGGACATCGCCGTCCCGCGCTCGCGCATCCCGGAGATGGTGCGCCGGACGCGCGAGATCGGCGCCCGGCACGGGTTCCTCGTCGCCACCTACGGCCACGCCGGGGACGGCAACCTGCACGCGAACGTGCTCTTCGACCGCGAGGAGGATCGGCCGCGCGTCGAGGCGGCGGTGGGCGAGATCCTGCACGCCGCGGTCGACATGGGGGGCACCATCACCGGCGAGCACGGCGTCGGCCTCGCCAAGCGCGACTACCTCGTCTACGAGCAGGGCGAGGCGCAGGTCGCGCTGCAGCGGCGCCTCAAGGCGGTGTTCGACCCGCTCGGCATCATGAACCCGGGGAAGATCTTCCCCGAGCCGGAGGGCGCGAAGGGCGCCGCGGGAAAGGGCGTCGAGTGA
- a CDS encoding 2-oxoacid:ferredoxin oxidoreductase subunit beta, with product MSTTNGTNGAQAAAVPAYTKKDFESGVDPRWCPGCGDWSIINQVQKVMPTVGVKRENIVFISGIGCSSRFPYYMNNYGMHTLHGRAPSFASGLKVSRPELQVWVMTGDGDALAIGGNHFIHCMRRNLDIKVVMFNNRIYGLTKGQVSPTSELGKKTKTTPFGSPDQPFNPPALALGAGATFVARSVDVEGAHMGGVLKSAAGHKGSAFIEVLQNCPIFNDGAYLSLTEKSVKADQLLRMEQGKPLVFGKDGKKGIRLNRETIQLEVVTIGEGGVTEKDLVVHDATREDPTYSTMMANLNQKPGFPTPIGVFRDVQRPTAEDLNAQQVQEQKAKSGKADMKTMLAGSDTWVVS from the coding sequence ATGAGCACGACGAACGGCACGAACGGCGCCCAGGCAGCGGCGGTCCCCGCGTACACCAAGAAGGACTTCGAGTCCGGAGTCGATCCCCGGTGGTGCCCGGGCTGCGGCGACTGGTCCATCATCAACCAGGTGCAGAAGGTGATGCCGACGGTCGGGGTGAAGCGCGAGAACATCGTCTTCATCTCCGGCATCGGCTGCAGCTCGCGGTTCCCGTACTACATGAACAACTACGGGATGCACACGCTGCACGGGCGCGCGCCCTCCTTCGCCTCCGGGCTGAAGGTCTCGCGGCCCGAGCTGCAGGTGTGGGTGATGACCGGTGACGGCGACGCGCTCGCCATCGGCGGCAACCACTTCATCCACTGCATGCGGCGGAACCTGGACATCAAGGTGGTGATGTTCAACAACCGCATCTACGGCCTCACCAAGGGCCAGGTCTCCCCGACCTCCGAGCTCGGCAAGAAGACGAAGACGACGCCGTTCGGCTCGCCCGACCAGCCCTTCAACCCGCCCGCGCTCGCGCTCGGCGCCGGCGCCACCTTCGTGGCGCGCAGCGTGGACGTCGAGGGCGCGCACATGGGCGGCGTGCTGAAGTCGGCCGCCGGTCACAAGGGCTCGGCGTTCATCGAGGTCCTGCAGAACTGCCCCATCTTCAACGACGGCGCCTACCTCTCGCTGACCGAGAAGTCGGTGAAGGCCGATCAGCTCCTCCGCATGGAGCAGGGCAAGCCGCTCGTCTTCGGCAAGGACGGCAAGAAGGGCATCCGCCTGAACCGGGAGACGATCCAGCTCGAGGTCGTCACGATCGGCGAGGGCGGCGTCACGGAGAAGGACCTCGTCGTCCACGACGCGACGCGCGAGGACCCGACGTACTCCACGATGATGGCGAACCTCAACCAGAAGCCGGGGTTCCCGACGCCCATCGGCGTGTTCCGCGACGTGCAGCGGCCGACCGCCGAGGACCTGAACGCGCAGCAGGTCCAGGAGCAGAAGGCGAAGTCGGGCAAGGCGGACATGAAGACCATGCTCGCCGGCAGCGACACCTGGGTGGTGAGCTAG
- the folE gene encoding GTP cyclohydrolase I FolE, with the protein MPGRARRARRPAGRAERGGPRARAAGAVGAFLDAVLPAEVRADSDLDGTPARVAEAWLEDLVDGYRQDPAALLAGAMPARGRDLVAVTGIDYHSMCPHHLLPSRGVAHVAYLPGGRVIGFGQLARLVDCYAHRLVLQEDLARQVAEALVLHLGARGAACVLDAEQSCLTVRGERRRGARAHAQCFLGELADDARLQARFRSLVEGGARRRGASPRPTGAAAGSRSRSGSRSGSRS; encoded by the coding sequence GTGCCGGGTAGGGCGCGGCGCGCGCGCCGCCCGGCGGGCCGCGCGGAGCGCGGTGGCCCGCGGGCGCGCGCCGCGGGCGCGGTGGGCGCCTTCCTCGACGCCGTCCTCCCGGCCGAGGTCCGTGCCGATTCCGACCTCGATGGCACGCCCGCGCGCGTGGCCGAGGCCTGGCTCGAGGACCTCGTCGACGGGTACCGGCAGGACCCGGCGGCCCTGCTCGCCGGCGCCATGCCGGCCCGCGGGCGCGACCTCGTGGCGGTGACCGGCATCGACTACCACTCGATGTGCCCGCACCACCTGCTCCCCTCGCGCGGCGTGGCGCACGTCGCCTACCTGCCGGGTGGCCGCGTGATCGGGTTCGGCCAGCTGGCGCGGCTGGTGGACTGCTACGCGCACCGGCTCGTCCTCCAGGAGGACCTGGCGCGCCAGGTGGCGGAGGCGCTGGTGCTGCACCTCGGCGCGCGCGGCGCCGCCTGCGTGCTCGACGCCGAGCAGTCCTGCCTCACCGTGCGCGGCGAGCGGCGCCGGGGGGCGCGCGCGCACGCGCAGTGCTTCCTGGGCGAGCTCGCCGACGACGCGCGGCTGCAGGCGCGGTTCAGGAGCCTGGTGGAAGGCGGGGCGCGGCGGCGGGGGGCGAGCCCCCGCCCTACCGGCGCGGCAGCCGGGTCGAGGTCGCGGTCGGGGTCGAGATCGGGGTCGCGGTCGTGA
- a CDS encoding Rieske (2Fe-2S) protein — MRLTVCRLADLPAHQGYLVEVAGEAIALFRVGDEVHAVENGCPHRGGPLAFGDLRGGTVFCPLHAWGFDVRTGRCDEFPEASLRTFAVHVEGDEVQIEL; from the coding sequence GTGCGCCTCACCGTCTGCCGCCTCGCCGATCTCCCCGCGCACCAGGGTTACCTGGTGGAGGTCGCCGGCGAGGCGATCGCGCTCTTCCGCGTCGGGGACGAGGTGCACGCGGTCGAGAACGGCTGCCCGCACCGCGGCGGCCCGCTGGCCTTCGGCGACCTGCGCGGCGGCACCGTCTTCTGCCCGCTGCACGCCTGGGGCTTCGACGTGCGGACCGGCCGCTGCGACGAGTTCCCGGAGGCCTCGCTGCGCACGTTCGCCGTCCACGTCGAGGGCGACGAGGTGCAGATCGAGTTATGA
- a CDS encoding SDR family NAD(P)-dependent oxidoreductase, producing the protein MSALAGKTAVVTGGGRGIGLATARALTALGARVTVFARTARELEAAVQEGAAALAVAGDVSREEDVARLAARHEGALGPCDVLVNCAGILERGLVEELSPAAWRAQLEVNLTGAFLCARAVVPGMKRRRAGRIVNVASISGTIGGDRASAYHASKWGLVGLTKCLAEELREHGVQCLAVSPGSVDTDMLKQTPFPPQLRPEEVAKVIAWCAGEAPAGMTGANVEVFG; encoded by the coding sequence GTGAGCGCCCTCGCCGGCAAGACCGCCGTCGTCACCGGCGGCGGCCGCGGGATCGGCCTCGCCACCGCCCGGGCGCTCACCGCGCTCGGGGCGCGGGTGACCGTGTTCGCCCGCACCGCCCGCGAGCTGGAGGCGGCCGTCCAGGAGGGCGCGGCGGCGCTGGCGGTGGCGGGCGACGTCTCCCGCGAGGAGGACGTGGCGCGCCTCGCCGCCCGGCACGAGGGCGCGCTCGGGCCGTGCGACGTGCTCGTGAACTGCGCCGGGATCCTGGAGCGCGGCCTGGTCGAGGAGCTCTCGCCCGCGGCCTGGCGGGCCCAGCTCGAGGTGAACCTGACCGGCGCCTTCCTGTGCGCGCGGGCGGTGGTCCCGGGCATGAAGCGGCGCCGCGCCGGCCGCATCGTCAACGTCGCCTCCATCTCCGGCACGATCGGCGGGGATCGCGCCAGCGCCTACCACGCCTCGAAGTGGGGCCTCGTCGGGCTCACGAAGTGCCTGGCCGAGGAGCTGCGCGAGCACGGCGTGCAGTGCCTGGCGGTCTCCCCCGGCTCGGTCGACACGGACATGCTGAAGCAGACGCCCTTCCCGCCGCAGCTGCGGCCGGAGGAGGTGGCGAAGGTCATCGCCTGGTGCGCCGGCGAGGCGCCCGCAGGGATGACCGGCGCCAACGTGGAGGTGTTCGGATGA
- a CDS encoding NAD-dependent epimerase/dehydratase family protein: MDKKILITGGAGFIGSTIADLFLAAGWEVAVLDDLSSGKRENVPSRARFYPCDVRSAAATEAILKERPTVIAHEAAQIDVRKSMADPRHDADVNVGGLLNVMQAAVKAGSVKQVLFASSGGAMYGETERIPTREDHPARPVSHYGAAKSASELYLGVYQANHGIPYAALRYANVYGPRQDPHGEAGVVAIFSGKLLQGKPCTIYGDGRQTRDYVFVGDVARANLLAAERGFTGALNVGTGVETDVNQLHALMARAAGVEAKPTYAPGRPGEQKRSCIDPAAAAAALGWRPEVPLEEGLRRTLEFFRGRGA, translated from the coding sequence ATGGACAAGAAGATCCTCATCACCGGTGGAGCCGGGTTCATCGGCTCGACCATCGCCGACCTCTTCCTCGCCGCCGGGTGGGAGGTGGCCGTCCTCGACGACCTCTCCTCGGGGAAGCGCGAGAACGTTCCGTCCCGGGCGCGCTTCTACCCCTGCGATGTGCGGAGCGCCGCCGCCACCGAGGCGATCCTGAAGGAGCGGCCGACGGTGATCGCGCACGAGGCGGCGCAGATCGACGTCCGGAAGTCGATGGCCGACCCGCGCCACGACGCCGACGTGAACGTGGGTGGGCTGCTCAACGTCATGCAGGCCGCGGTGAAGGCGGGCTCGGTGAAGCAGGTGCTGTTCGCGAGCTCCGGCGGCGCCATGTACGGGGAGACCGAGCGCATCCCGACCCGCGAGGATCACCCGGCGCGGCCGGTGTCGCACTACGGGGCGGCGAAGAGCGCGAGCGAGCTCTACCTCGGGGTCTACCAGGCGAACCACGGCATCCCCTACGCCGCGCTCCGCTACGCGAACGTGTACGGGCCCCGCCAGGATCCGCACGGCGAGGCGGGGGTGGTGGCGATCTTCTCCGGCAAGCTGCTCCAGGGGAAGCCTTGCACCATCTACGGCGACGGCCGGCAGACGCGCGACTACGTGTTCGTGGGCGACGTGGCGCGGGCGAACCTGCTCGCCGCGGAGCGCGGGTTCACGGGCGCGCTCAACGTGGGCACCGGCGTCGAGACCGACGTGAACCAGCTCCACGCGCTCATGGCCCGCGCCGCCGGCGTCGAGGCGAAGCCCACCTACGCGCCCGGCCGTCCCGGCGAGCAGAAGCGCTCCTGCATCGACCCGGCCGCCGCCGCGGCGGCGCTGGGGTGGCGGCCCGAGGTGCCGCTCGAGGAGGGCCTGCGGCGGACCCTCGAGTTCTTCCGCGGCCGCGGCGCCTAG
- a CDS encoding UDP-glucuronic acid decarboxylase family protein — MAEQRAVVLGAAGFIGSHLCDRFLGEGWRVTGVDSLITGTLRNLEHLRREPRFDFLRADICDPLDALAGPVDAVLDFASPASPVDYLKHPFETLHVGSIGVENALKLAKRSGARFLLSSTSEVYGDPLEHPQRESYWGNVNPIGPRAVYDEAKRFAEAITMAYRRYERVDTRIARIFNTYGPRMRLDDGRVVPTFAGQALRGEPITVYGDGSQTRSFCYVDDNVECIFRLLHASTGEPVNVGTPHEMSMLELAKWVREAVGSKVELVFQPLPQDDPRVRRPDISRARELLGWEPRVPFDEGMRRTIAWFKERIERGDLAAAAG; from the coding sequence ATGGCAGAGCAGCGAGCCGTCGTCCTCGGCGCCGCGGGGTTCATCGGTAGCCACCTGTGCGACCGGTTCCTGGGCGAGGGGTGGCGGGTCACCGGCGTCGACAGCCTCATCACGGGAACCCTCCGCAACCTCGAGCATCTCCGGCGCGAGCCGCGCTTCGACTTCCTCCGCGCCGACATCTGCGACCCGCTCGACGCCCTCGCCGGGCCCGTGGACGCGGTGCTCGACTTCGCCTCGCCCGCCTCCCCCGTCGACTACCTGAAGCACCCCTTCGAGACGCTGCACGTGGGCTCCATCGGGGTCGAGAACGCGCTCAAGCTCGCCAAGCGCAGCGGCGCGCGCTTCCTGCTCTCCTCCACCTCCGAGGTGTACGGCGATCCCCTGGAGCACCCGCAGCGCGAGTCGTACTGGGGCAACGTGAACCCCATCGGCCCGCGCGCCGTGTACGACGAGGCGAAGCGCTTCGCCGAGGCCATCACCATGGCGTACCGGCGGTACGAGCGGGTCGACACCCGCATCGCCCGGATCTTCAACACCTACGGCCCGCGGATGCGGCTCGACGACGGCCGCGTGGTCCCCACCTTCGCGGGCCAGGCGCTGCGCGGCGAGCCGATCACCGTCTACGGGGACGGCTCCCAGACGCGCAGCTTCTGCTACGTGGACGACAACGTCGAGTGCATCTTCCGCCTCCTGCACGCCAGCACCGGCGAGCCCGTCAACGTCGGGACGCCCCACGAGATGTCGATGCTCGAGCTCGCGAAGTGGGTCCGCGAGGCGGTGGGCTCCAAGGTGGAGCTGGTCTTCCAGCCGCTGCCGCAGGACGACCCGCGCGTCCGGCGGCCGGACATCAGCCGCGCCCGCGAGCTGCTCGGGTGGGAGCCGCGGGTGCCGTTCGACGAAGGGATGCGCCGGACCATCGCCTGGTTCAAGGAGCGCATCGAGCGCGGAGACCTCGCCGCCGCCGCGGGCTGA
- a CDS encoding protein-tyrosine phosphatase family protein, with the protein MIPDRAGELDLDWVTPDLAVGGRLPLAAAGRLAREHGIHHVVDLRVEECDDEAVLRAHGIELLRLPTQDLMGVALPMLDDGVSWVGAKLDRGAKVLVHCQHGVGRSALLALCVLVARGDPPLAALARAKAARRRVSPSPGQLETYRAWLATWRARTGQDLAIPSFDELAWIAYSHLREPAGGQARGAAR; encoded by the coding sequence ATGATCCCCGACCGCGCGGGCGAGCTCGATCTCGACTGGGTGACGCCCGACCTCGCGGTCGGCGGGCGGCTGCCGCTCGCCGCGGCCGGCCGCCTCGCCCGGGAGCACGGGATCCACCACGTGGTGGACCTGCGCGTCGAGGAGTGCGACGACGAGGCGGTCCTGCGCGCGCACGGCATCGAGCTGCTCCGCCTGCCCACGCAGGACCTCATGGGCGTCGCGCTGCCGATGCTCGACGACGGGGTGAGCTGGGTCGGCGCGAAGCTGGACCGGGGTGCCAAGGTGCTCGTCCACTGCCAGCACGGCGTGGGCCGCAGCGCGCTGCTCGCGCTGTGCGTGCTGGTGGCGCGCGGCGACCCGCCGCTCGCGGCGCTCGCCCGGGCCAAGGCGGCGCGGCGGCGCGTCTCGCCGAGCCCCGGCCAGCTCGAGACCTACCGGGCATGGCTCGCCACCTGGCGGGCGCGCACCGGCCAGGACCTCGCCATCCCGTCCTTCGACGAGCTGGCCTGGATCGCCTACAGCCACCTGCGCGAGCCGGCCGGCGGGCAGGCGCGCGGGGCGGCGCGCTGA
- the queD gene encoding 6-carboxytetrahydropterin synthase QueD translates to MSLPIDYADARRARLDVEFYFAAAHRLPRYDGPCFRMHGHNYRLFVAVEGAVDPASGMVADFGRIQAVVQEQVLARVDHRTLNDLLENPTAENIARWVYELLAPHLPGLCEVRLYEIPGCCVTYRGERAG, encoded by the coding sequence ATGAGCCTCCCCATCGACTACGCCGACGCGCGGCGGGCCCGCCTCGACGTCGAGTTCTACTTCGCCGCCGCCCACCGGCTGCCCCGCTACGACGGGCCGTGCTTCCGGATGCACGGCCACAACTACCGGCTGTTCGTGGCGGTGGAGGGCGCCGTGGACCCGGCGAGCGGGATGGTGGCCGACTTCGGCCGCATCCAGGCGGTGGTGCAGGAGCAGGTGCTCGCGCGCGTCGACCACCGCACGCTCAACGACCTGCTCGAGAACCCCACCGCCGAGAACATCGCGCGCTGGGTGTACGAGCTGCTCGCGCCGCATCTGCCTGGCCTGTGCGAGGTGCGCCTCTACGAGATCCCCGGCTGCTGCGTCACCTACCGGGGTGAGCGTGCCGGGTAG
- a CDS encoding ribbon-helix-helix domain-containing protein — translation MARKKISTTIYITPEQNERLKVLNDRTKVPVAEYIRQGIDLVLDKYKGALPGQLSLDDVGERK, via the coding sequence ATGGCGCGCAAGAAGATCTCGACGACGATCTACATCACGCCCGAGCAGAACGAGCGCCTCAAGGTGTTGAACGATCGGACGAAGGTGCCGGTGGCCGAGTACATCCGGCAAGGCATCGACCTCGTCCTCGACAAGTACAAGGGCGCCCTTCCTGGGCAGCTTTCACTTGATGACGTGGGGGAGAGGAAGTAG
- a CDS encoding tetratricopeptide repeat protein yields MTTSTATSTATATATARAAAGAPPLLLALAACAVACLPSPRVHPRAAEEISRGYRYLAQDDLERAEIAFAHALEFNGEIPEALNGAGVVERRRGRLEEARRRFEHAARAAPDFAEARVNLGELSLTQGDAGEAEAHFRAALAVDPDLLPARLDLARALLHRGRGDPARQEQLFEAARREYLHLLEAQPDAAEAWHDLGFLDLAAGRHARAEEEYRRAAELAPAYAEALHGWCISLVRLGRCAEGVRACRRCLDAAPGAERCQLSLRGAEACAAALENGTAPPGEWAAP; encoded by the coding sequence GTGACGACCTCGACCGCGACCTCGACCGCGACTGCGACCGCGACCGCGAGAGCGGCGGCGGGCGCTCCGCCGCTCCTCCTCGCCCTCGCTGCTTGCGCGGTCGCGTGCCTCCCCTCCCCTCGCGTCCACCCGCGCGCGGCGGAGGAGATCTCGCGCGGCTACCGGTACCTGGCGCAGGACGACCTCGAGCGGGCGGAGATCGCCTTCGCGCACGCGCTCGAGTTCAACGGGGAAATCCCCGAGGCGCTGAACGGCGCGGGGGTGGTGGAGCGGCGCCGGGGGCGGCTCGAGGAGGCGCGGCGCCGGTTCGAGCACGCCGCGCGCGCGGCCCCTGACTTCGCGGAGGCGCGGGTGAACCTGGGGGAGCTCTCCTTGACGCAAGGTGACGCGGGCGAAGCCGAAGCGCACTTCCGGGCGGCGCTGGCGGTGGACCCGGACCTCCTCCCCGCCCGGCTCGATCTCGCGCGCGCGCTCCTCCACCGGGGGCGCGGCGACCCCGCGCGCCAGGAGCAGCTCTTCGAGGCCGCGCGGAGGGAGTACCTGCACCTGCTCGAGGCGCAGCCGGACGCGGCCGAGGCCTGGCACGACCTCGGCTTCCTCGACCTCGCCGCCGGGCGGCACGCCCGCGCCGAGGAGGAGTACCGGCGCGCGGCCGAGCTGGCGCCGGCCTACGCCGAGGCGCTCCACGGTTGGTGCATCTCGCTCGTCCGTCTGGGCCGCTGCGCGGAGGGCGTCCGCGCCTGCCGGCGCTGCCTCGACGCGGCGCCCGGGGCGGAGCGGTGCCAGCTGAGCCTGCGCGGCGCCGAGGCGTGCGCGGCCGCCCTGGAAAACGGAACGGCGCCGCCCGGGGAATGGGCGGCGCCGTGA